CATGCGGGAACGCTAATTTAGCAGCAGAACAACTTCAAGAATCATTGTCAGTGATCAAATAAACTCCCGCACTCCCGCGTTGGGGTATGCAACAACTCATAAGAAATTGTCATTGCGGGCTCTTCTAATCGGGGCTATTCCAAGCACATCTTTCCGAGCAACAAGTCATGAGAAAACTCACATTCATCCTTACACTATTTATTACCATCTTTGGGTTAAGCAGTTATGTAATCGCCGCGGGTGCGGTTGAGCCAGCTTACGAAAAAGAAGAATATCATCTCGATGCGGATCAATATGCCAAATTCCCCCTTCCGCTCAGCAAGTATGAGAAAAAAACAACTGAGGATGGAAAAACCGATCTCGGCGCCACACTGAAATACCGTGCTACTCAGCAAAACGGCTTCAACCTCTGGGCCACCATTATTTTCGTCTGCGCCATCGTTCACACTTTCTTGGCAGGTTTCTTCACGGAAATGGCCCACAAGCACGAAAAGCGCCATCAAGAGAAAATCAAAGCAGAAGGCCGTACTGCCTGCGCCAAGCCTCATGACGATGCCAAAGATGATGTTTCTTTCCGTGCTCACCTATTCCATTTCCTTGGTGAGGTAGAGGCCATTTTCGGTATCTGGGTAATTGCTCTTGTTGCTGCTATTTTCTACTTCTTCGGCATTTCTGAGCATGGCTTCGCCGAAGGTATGGGAGTTGGCTTCAAGCAAGTGGAGTATTATCTCGGAAAAGACGTTAACTTCACCGAGCCGCTGTTCGTTGTTATCATCATGGCGATTTCGGCAACACGTCCAGTCGTGCGTTTTGCAGAGAAAATCGTAGGCTCAGTCGCTCGCCTTCTTGGCGGAGGCCCTGCTGGCTGGTGGCTCTCTGTACTCACCATTACTCCTCTTCTTGGGTCTTTCATCACAGAGCCTGCTGCTATGACCATTTCAGCGATGCTCTTGGCCAAATGGTTCTATTCAAAGCGCCCTCCAGCATTGTTCGCCTACGCCACACTTGGTCTTTTGTTTGTGAACGTATCCGTTGGCGGTACTCTCACTCACTTTGCCGCTCCTCCTGTTCTCATGGTTGCTGCCAAGTGGAATTTCGGACTTGGATTCATGTTCATCAACTTCGGTTGGAAGGCCGCCATTGCCATTCTAGCCAGTAACGCTATTTACTACGCTGCTTTCCGTAAGCATTTCGCCGATCTTGCAAAGCGTCTGGACGGTACTGAAGACAACAAAATCAAGTGGGCTGACCGTGAAGACCCGATCCCTGGTTGGGTCACTCTTTGCCACCTCATTTTCCTTGCCTGGACAGTGCTGACTGCTCACTACCCAGTACTCTTCATTGGCGGATTCATGTTCTTCATCGGTTTCACTCAAGCTACAGGCCACCACCAGAATGAGGTAAGCATGAAGTCACCACTCCTCGTTGGTTTCTTCCTCGCTGGTCTCGTGATTCACGGTAAATGCCAAGCTTGGTGGATTGAACCTCTGCTCACTACCTTCGATAACAAGTACATTCTCATGTTTGGGTCTACCTTGCTCACTGCCTTCAACGATAACGCAGCGATCACCTATCTTGCCTCACAGGCACCAGGCCTACCTATCATGTCCAAGTATGCCGTACTTGCGGGCGCCGTTACTGGTGGTGGTCTGACCGTCATCGCGAACGCCCCGAACCCTGCTGGCCAGTCCCTTCTTGGTAAATACTTCGACGGAGGAGTAGCCCCAGCCAAGCTAGCCATGGCAGCAATCATTCCTACGATCATCTGTGGCGCAGCCTTCATGAGCATCCCAACTAGTGGCATGTATGAAGACCCTAAACCAAAAGTAGAGGTTACTGCTACCGATAGCCATGATCACGACGACCACAATGGTCACGATCACTAAACTGTAAAGAAATCATCAAGCGATGTTCACAGGTCTTGTAGAATCTACTGGCACAATCACCCAGATCGAGAATCTGGGTGAGCAAGCCCGCTATACCGTCCAACTGCCGTTTTACGCAGAGTTGGCATTAGGCGACTCTGTGGCAACTAATGGATGCTGCCTCACTGTGGCATCGCTCGATCAAGATACCGCGTCTTTTGATATTCTCAGCCAGACTTTGAAGGTGACCTCACTGGGTCATCTCAAGGTCGGCTCATTAGTGAACCTTGAACGTGCTCTACGCCCTAGTGACCGATTGGGTGGCCATTTTGTTCAAGGCCACGTAGATGGCACGGGTGAAATTCTTGATCTATCCGAGCACGGTCAAGACCACCGCTTTGAAGTCAGTTTGCCAGAGTCCATCTACAAGTATTGTATCGGCAAAGGCTCTCTGGCCGTAGATGGAATCTCTCTAACGATTGCAGAGCTCACCGACAACTCGGCAGTCTTCTGGATCACTCCACACACCTTTGAGCACACTAACCTTGCTGACAAGAAACTTGGTGACCCTGTCAACTTGGAAGCCGATTTGCTAGCCAAGTACACTGAGAAGCTCCTCAGTTCAAAAGCCTAGTAGCGCTCGGGACGCTCACGCTTCTCGTGATCGATCCTATCCGCAAGGTTTCTGGCCTTGATCTTGTGGTCACGTTTAGCTCGGCGTTCAGTCAGCATTTGACGCTTCTTACGTCTTCTTTTTAATTCAGCAATCTCGTCTTCGAGCTTAAGGTAGCTTTCGTATCGTCGCTCATCCAGTTCACCCGACTCCACTGCAGCACAAATAGCGCAGCCTTTATCTGAGCCATGCTTACAATCGTGGAACTTGCAATGGGACGCCAGCTCCTCGATATCTGCAAAACTCTCCCTCAGCGTGGTTTCATCTGTCCACATCTGGACTTCTCTTATACCAGGGTTATCAATGAGGATCCCACCACCTTCGAGTACGATGAGCTCTCTAGCCGTCGTGGTATGACGTCCTTTCCCGGTTAGCTCATTCACCTCACTAGTCCATTGCCACTCTTCACCCATGAGCTGGTTGACAAGAGTCGATTTACCCACACCACTGGAGCCCACAATGGTGATACTCACTCCCGGCTCAAGATACTTCTTAAGCACTTCTAGTCCTTCATTCTTCGCTGCACTGGTAACATAGACGTCTGCCTCGGAGGACAACTCTTCGATCTCTAGTTTAGCTTCCTCGTTGAGTTCGGCCGGGAATAGATCACTCTTGTTTACAAGTACGACCGCTTTAGCCCGGCTTCTCTCTATGAGGGTGAAGTACCGCTCCATACGACGCGGATTGAAATCACTTCCAGCATCGGTAACCACAACGACAATGCTGACATTGGCAGCCATCACCTGTTCCTCACTGCTCTTGCCTGGCGCCTTTCTTGAAAAGCATGTCTGGCGTGAGAGCCTGGCCCGAATAACCGTATCTTCACCCTCACCACCGACATCCAGAGCCACCCAGTCACCTACCGCTGGCAATTCAGCATCACTCTCCGCATCATGGTAGACCTTGCCACCCATGACGACCTCCAATTCCTCACCGCCCTCGAGTAAAGCTCCGTAAGTAATTTTATTGTCACGAATCAAGCGCGCAGGCACCCACCCTTTTTTGGTAAAAGGTTTAAACTCGGAGGCAAACTCCTGATTCCATCCCAGATCTTCGAGCGTCATTCTTAGGAAAAGTAAGCGTTATTCTGTTGTTTTGTCACCTGCGAATCGGCCTTTCACCCACTCTTCTACGTCTGCGCGGCGGATTTTCCCCAGAGGACTCCGAGGAAATTCCGACATCACCAATAATTCCTTGATGGCGCACAAGCCCCTATTCGCGTGATCAGGCAAACGGCTGGCCGAGTCTTCGCTAACGGCCACCAATACCAGGCCCCTTCTCTGATCGGGAATAGGAACTACAATAATCTCTTTGCCTAGCAACTCACATAGATTGTCCTCTACGACTTGCAGATCTACCAGTTCACCAAGAATTTTCACACCACGACCGAATCTTCGAAGAAACTTCAATCGTCCCCCCTGAAGCAATACTTCATCTTGAGTAGTAAACCACCCCTCACTGTCTACAGGAGACTGGAAACTATAACCTTCATGTTCACGCACCACGTAGCCGCTGAATAGCGGCTCACCTTTAATCCGCAACCGGCCATCATCATCTATCGATGTATCCCATCCTTTAAGAATTTTGAGCCAGTAGTCTCCGCTATCACCCGTGGCTATTTGAGAAGACGCTTCAGACATGCCGTAGCTGCGCAACAGCGGCCATCCTAATTCAATGGCTTTCTGGTAGATCTCATCATTCAAATGACCTCCGCCCACGACAATTGTCTCGATACATGACGGCGCTGTACTTCCAAGACTTACAAGGTCGACTACCTGTGCAGGAACGAGTGATGCGCATTGTGCTTGCAGCTCTTCAATCTGACTAATGAATGATTCGGCGCTCCATTTACCCCGGCAGAGATGCACGCTACCGCCGGATAGGTAAGATCGTGCTATGACCCCAAAGCCGCCCACGTGATATATGGGTATGGTAAGGAGCGATTTACATGACTTTTTGAGATTGGTGTGACCTATAACCGCACGAGCTGAAGCAAGTAGTGCCTCCTTGGAAATTGCTACCCATTTTGGAGACCCGGATGAGCCTGAGGTTTGGAAGAATACATGCGCTTTCATTTCGGCTCCATCGCGAAGCCAAGACTCTAAGGAATGGATTTCATCAGCCTGTGAATCAGCTGCGAGTACTAAATTTGAGTCCGACTCCCAAAATGCATCAGATAAAAGCTCCTTAATGAGTCGCATCGTTACTTCAGCTTTTCCCATTTCACATCCTCCAGAAGATCATCAAATCCAAAACCAGTGCCACCTGGCGACTGCCATTGGGGTGACGGATCACCCATGCGCTCAATAAAAGCATCAGGTTCAAATAATCCATGAGTCATCAAGCCTGCGACTGGGTCCTCCAGACCATAAAACCTTTTTTCCACTTTCCCAGAGCACCACGCTGCGTAACACTGACCTATGGGATGGTCCATGTAGCTGGTGAAGACGAGCTCCCATCCTTCAATCATCGCTCTAGCACACAAAGGTGTAATGTCATCTAAAGCGGGCTTTGCAATGGCGTAGGTGAATTGACCTCGGGCTTCCTCAACCTTGCGATCCACTGCCAGCGGAATACCGTAAAGTGACCGAATCCCGGCCCAGTCACGATCATTCACCTCGCATGGATCCTCTAAGAAATCAATTTTCACTCGCAGGCTCTCGTTGAGAGATTTAATGAATGCACGAATGCCGCCGCCATCCAGCACATTGTTAAAATCCAGCCTCCACCTTAGATTAGGATAGCGCTCGTGCATGGCGTTCAAGAGCTCTACTTCCTCAGCTACACGTCTACCCGCTTTCATCTTCACCACCTCAAACCCAGCAGCTACCGCTTCCTCTATTCGTTCGGATCCGCCTACAATGGTAGCATGACTCCTTGGGACTTCGACCTTGTCAAAAACGCTAACTCCTTGACTCCTGGCACGGCCATCCACCATAGCACACTTAATAGCTGACCTAACGAGAGGTCGGAAGAACCTGCCCTTCCTCAAATCCTCAATCAACTCTTCCAGTGATGGATCTCCTAACTCACGCCAAGGGTGAATGCACCCCACTCCGTCACCAATCTTGATCAGAACCCCCTTGTGGCGCGTTCTATCAGAGCGGCTATTCAATCCAAATCGACTGACTAGCTCGTAGTGATGAATGTAAATATCCGACCGCATGATTTGACTATAGGAGGCAAGCTGCAGTAAATAAACCTCCAAAGAGGATTAGTTGCAGCCCCCCCAATGCCAGGTATTTATTGTAGATTCTACCAGGCTCTCGTTTAATCACTTGAGCGCAGATTGTCGCCCCAAGCAACATGAAGAGCGAGGGAAGAATAAACAACTCGACCTGCCCGAAATAGATCCAAGCTAATCCTAGTAAAAAGGCCAAAAGTGTTTCGATCACGATAATGATCTTCCCCCCTTTGACGCCTAGCTTTACAGCCAAGGTTCGCTTGTCATTTGATCGATCCTCATCGACGTCGCGGAGATTGTTAATAGAGATAAGGACTGCACTAAGAAGCCCGATCTGAAGACCTAACAGTATTGATTCCGCTGACCAAGTACCTGTCTGCATAAAGAACGTGCCCGCTACGGCCACCACTCCGAAAAAGAAGATTACAAAAATCTCTCCTAGTCCCCTGTACGCCAAAGGTACTGGTCCTCCAGTATAACCATAGCATAGATACAGTGATGGAATCCCTATCGCCACTACTGGCCATCCGCGCTGAGCATAGAGGAAATAACCAAACACTCCACTAATCAATAAGCAGAGGACAGCGAATAGATAGACTGTCCGTCTCGACAAAAGTCCGCTCGCCGTTGCTCTGATCGGACCTAGACGATGCTCGGTATCAGCACCTTTATCATTATCAATGGCATCATTGAAGAAATTGGTGGCAATCTGAATCCAGATCGCCCCCATCAGAGTACAAGAAGCCAACCAGAGATCAAAGATCCCCAGTAATTTCCATGTAAGCATGCAGCCCAGCCAGACCGGCACAATGGCGGCCGGAAGTGTCTTTGGGCGGGCTGCCAGGATGTACGGCTTGAGGTTCATAGACCTAAACCAAATTATGGCAGTCGAGGAAACTTGCCGAAGTCCGGCTTGCGTTTCTCTTTCCAGGCATCTCTACCTTCCTGAGCCTCTGCGCTCATGTAGTAGAGCAATGTGGCATTGCCAGCCAGCTCCTGAATGCCGGCTTGGCCGTCCAAGTCCGCATTGAAGCCAGCTTTAAGACAGCGCAATGCCAATGGGCTGTGCTGAAGCATTTCTCGGCACCATTGGAGTGTTTCTTTCTCAAGATCAGCTAGTGGCACCACTGTATTCACCATTCCCATATCCAGAGCCTCTTGGGCAGAATATTGACGGCAGAGATACCATATTTCACGAGCCTTCTTCTGACCCACGTGACGAGCCAAGTAGCTAGCGCCAAAACCTCCATCGAAGCTGCCAACTTTAGGCCCAGTCTGACCAAAAATGGCATTATCAGCAGCAATCGTTAGATCGCAAACCACATGAAGAACGTGTCCTCCACCAATCGCGAATCCGCTTACCATTGCCACAATCGGCTTTGGCATGGAGCGAATTACCTTCTGAACATCAAGAATATTTAAGCGAGGGACGCCGTCATCGCCAACGTAGCCCTCATCACCACGCACCTTGATGTCGCCACCTGCACAAAATGCCATATCCCCTTCGCCAGCCAGGATGACAACGCCAACCTTAGGATCTTCATGGGCGAGATGAAATGCTAGGAGTAGTTCTTTAACGGTCAACGGCCTGAATGCATTACGCACCTCAGGACGATTAATGGTAATTTTAGCAATCTGTCCATTCTCGGTAGTTTCATACCGAATATCCTCGAAATCTTTAGCTGTGGTCCACATAGCGCCGTCAGCATCGCTCTTCTAACTCTATTGCTCAAGAAATTCCTGCACCTTTGCTGAAAAGATTTCTGGCTTCTCCCAAGGCACTCGATGACCGCAATCTGGAACAACACACAACTCCCCCTGCTGGAGTACACTCACAGCCTGCTTTGCCACTTCTAAAAACTTCGTATCCCTCTCACCGACGACCCACAAAACAGGGCAATTTATACCTGAGAGCCGAGGCAGCAGGTCATCTTGTGCTCCTACACTCCAGTCCATGAATGAGCGGGCCACTGCCTCCCTGCGCTTCTTGAGCTGACTCCTGTCAGGCATACTGATCCCAGACAGAACAGACTGCTCATTCCACTCCTGCAAAAACTCTTCCCAATGACCTTTTAGCGCCTTTGCGGCCCACTCAGCATCCTTCGCCTGTCGTTGACTTCTCTCGGAAGAAGGTAGACCAGTGTGTGCCGATACAATAACGGCCTTTCTCCAGCGTTTAGGTTGATCGAGTAGTGCATGTAACGCCAGCCTGCCACCCATTGAATACCCCAAGATATCTGGCGATTTATCTTGCACCTCGCGATTGAAAGCCGCACCAAACTTACTCAGAGGCATAGGGCAGCACGCCAGAAACTGCCATAGATCTATCTTTGCAAGCCGCTGATTTTGTGCCTTTAAGTCTGCTGCCAGATGATTCCAATCACTGGCCTGCCCTAGTGCTCCATGTAGCGCATAAATCATAATTTTAGGTGAACGATGTGTTCTGAGGAAATGCTCAATCACCATGCATTTCGGCAGATCAGTGGACTTATAACTTGAACCTGACACTAATCACAAGCAGAACGTCCCCAACACTATTACCCGATGCCAGCAGACTACCACACACACACGCCACTTTGCCAACACGCCGAAGGTGAACCTGAAGCCTTTGTGGATGCTGCGATAGCTGCAGGAGTCACAGAATACGGCATCTCTGACCACGCCCCCTTTATTCCTGAGCCATTTGATGACTGGCGCATGCTCGACGAACAGTTCCCACTCTATTTACAGTGGATTGAGAGGGCTCGAGCACACGCTGGAGAGCGCCTAACAGTCAGAGCAGGAATGGAGTGTGACTGGATTACTGGCTGCGAGGAGTGGACGCGTGAACTCCGTAACCGATACGAGTGGGATTACCTGATCGGTTCCGTCCATTACCTTGAAGATAAATGGGATTTCGACAATCCAAAGTGGCTTGGCAAATGGGCTGATACGGATGTTGGGCTGGTTTGGGAGCAATACTGGAACACTTATATACAAATGGCCGACAGTGGCCTGTTTGATATACTGGGTCATCCAGACCTGATCAAAAAATTTGGATTCAGACCTGATGGTGATTTAAGCAGATTTTACGAGCCAGTAATCGATGCCATTGCAACCTCTGGATCGGCGATCGAGCTCAATACCGCCGGGTGGCACAAGCCCTGTGCAGAGCAGTACCCTCACTCTGAGTTCCTGGAGTTGGCAAGAGATGCGGGTATCGACCTTGTCATTTCTTCCGATGCGCACCATCCATCCGAGATAGCCAGAGACTTTGACAAAGCAATTACTCTAGCGAAAGCTGCGGGATACGAACAAACGGTTCTCTTCGACAAGGGCTCCAGGAAATACGAAGCTCTCTAACCTGGCACAGTGAGCTCAAAATCCGGAATAGGCACATAGAATCGTGTGCCAGAATCCGTGACTCCAAAGAAAGCTCCCTGCACGGATGCATCACTCGCTACCGTGTGATAACTGTTGTAGGAAAACTCGTCACCAGGCATGATCTCAGGAGTCTGCCCCACCACCCCTTTGCCTTCAACTACCAGAGTTTCACCAGCAGTCTCTTTGACTACCCACTTGCGAGCTTTGATCGTTATCGCCTCATCCGAATTGTTGAGAATCGTGATAAAATAGACAAATGGATGCGGTTTGTCTGGCGGGGATTCCAAATTAGGCACGTGCATCACTTCATTTAGCTGCACTTCCACGCCCTCGATTTGTCCAAACTTATAGCTCACGGGCGAAGCTTACTCAGATGAAATGAATGCTGCAATTCTCATCCCAGACTAAATTACTTTTGCAGGCTATTCCGGATCACATTAAGAGATTTTTGAGTCTCCTCATCCAGCTCATCCTCCTTGAGACTATCCAGCAACTCCAATGTCACCTCTCTGTCATCAGGGATATTAAACTTCAGGCATTGTGCCCAAGCTGCCATCGTCAGGGCCAGACGGACATCCTTGGATGCATTTCGCCAGTCCCTCTTTGCGTACTCAACTCCAAAGCTCCGGTGATCTGCATCCTCAACTCCAGACGCATTCACATGAACCAGAAGCGCTTTATGCCCTTCTTCGAGCTCCATGCCAGGATCCACTTCGTACATCACCATCTGGCCATAACCTGACTGCATTTTGATCATGGTCGGAGCGATGACCCCCTTGGCGGCAGAGGTTTGATTGTATCCTAATAGTCGATAGGCGTTGATTTGATGCCCGAATGTAAGACCAACCTCCACCATGGGCTCCTCATCAGAGTTGTTCCTGAGATTAACCAGAGCAATCAACTTACCCTCGTCCCACGGACTATGCAATAATTCAGCCCCAGCATCGATACCGCCAATGATAAAGTCCTTTGGCTGGTCGTAACTGAAGTGATTGATCAGTTCCTCCACCCTGACATCCTGCGAGATGGGGCGAAGCCCTGCTTGTAGAGCTTGAGTAACCCATTTCCAGCTCGCGTTTCCTGACACAAGTGGAACCCGAGTAGATGGGTCATTAGAGACCATTCTCCATTCATTTGGTTTTTCCAGGTTCTCATCACCATCACTGTGCCTTACGCGGTCAGTGGCGCGCTTTTGAATCTCATCCCGAAACTCTCTAGGCTGTAATTCCATGCCTCTCGCAACAGTCATAGCCTCGCCCTCTGAAGAAGGCTGGGATGAAGTAACTTCAGCTGGCTTGGATTGCTCATTCTCGGTCCAGTCACTCGGATTCTCAGAGACGCGGGCTACTAGGTCGGATGCAGGGATGTCTTCAATGGTTTGAACGTCCACAAGGTCCATGTTGTCGTCATGAATCAATGCATTGTTCAAAATCACGAAGCAAGCTGTCAGCACAGCTGCTGCGGAAAGAATAACGGTAAGTGGACGCTTCCACGCAGACTGGCGCATCGAGGTAATATTGTCCGCTACGGGAACCTTACCCGCTTGGTGAATCGCTGCGCGCTGATCAGGATGCAATTTGAGCGAATCATTGGAGCCAAAGCCTGACGCCAGCAAATCATTCAAAGCGACAAGCTCATTGACGTACTTTCTTAGCTCCGGCTTGCTCTTGATCGCCAGGCGCACGGCCTCGGCTTCCTTTTGAGGAAGCTCTCCGAAGGCGTATGCCGTCAAGCGCGGGTCGTTTTCGTCGATTTTCATGTCTTAGGGGATATGGTAATCAATTTAAAATGTCTGAGGGGACGAGTTCCTTCAGCTTCTTCAGTCCTTTGTGAAGCAGGAAACCTACGTTTCCCGTTGTGAGGCCAGTCGCCTCGCTGATTTCTTGGTAGCTCAGTCCTTGTTCGTATTTCATGCGAATGACCTGCTGCTGATTCTCGCTAAGTTGTCCGAGATACTGCATGACCTGGTTCACTCTCTCTTGCTGATCGATCCTTGTGTCCGGTCCGGGTTCGCTACTCTCCTCGCGGGAAAACGCTTCGTCATCCACACTTATCATACGCTTCTCCTTACGAAGCACGTCGAGCGCCCGGTTGCGACACACGGTAAACAACCAGCTTTTTAGGCCCTCCTTCACCTTTTCCACATCCTGCTGGTACAGGCGGATAAAGGTGTCCTGGACGACATCCCGGGCCCTGTCATGATCATGAACAATGCCGATCGCGTACCCGATAAGCGGGGACTCATATTGGCTGAGTGCATGCTCTACCAATTGTTCAGGCGTTGTAATCATAGCTAGCTCGTGGCTGTCCATCGGAAGGACTATTCACCTGCAAAAACGATTAAACCAAGACTTTCTTAGCACCTAGTTAAGATTTTTTAGATTATTTTCTACCCCCTTAATTTGACCTCACAAGATTCACTACTGACAAAATTACGATTTTAGCCCAAACAGAGGGCATGCGAACAGCTGTATATGCTGGATCCTTTGATCCTCCGACGAATGGACACCTGTGGATGATTGAGCGCGGGCTTGAATTGTTCGACAGGCTGGTTGTCGCCATCGGCTCTAATCCTGCAAAGACATATACTTTCACGGTCGAAGAGCGAATGGAGCTTTTGCGTGATTCCCTCCCCTCCTGCGAGAGACTCACTATCGCCAATTTTGACAACCGCTATTTGGTGGATTATGCAAAGGAAGTTGATGCCCAGTACATCCTCCGCGGGATCAGGTCATCGGACGATTACGAATATGAAAGAGTCATGAGACACATCAATTACGACATGGCTCCAGATATCACCACTACCTTCCTCATGCCCCCACG
Above is a genomic segment from Rubritalea squalenifaciens DSM 18772 containing:
- a CDS encoding riboflavin synthase — its product is MFTGLVESTGTITQIENLGEQARYTVQLPFYAELALGDSVATNGCCLTVASLDQDTASFDILSQTLKVTSLGHLKVGSLVNLERALRPSDRLGGHFVQGHVDGTGEILDLSEHGQDHRFEVSLPESIYKYCIGKGSLAVDGISLTIAELTDNSAVFWITPHTFEHTNLADKKLGDPVNLEADLLAKYTEKLLSSKA
- a CDS encoding alpha/beta fold hydrolase is translated as MVIEHFLRTHRSPKIMIYALHGALGQASDWNHLAADLKAQNQRLAKIDLWQFLACCPMPLSKFGAAFNREVQDKSPDILGYSMGGRLALHALLDQPKRWRKAVIVSAHTGLPSSERSQRQAKDAEWAAKALKGHWEEFLQEWNEQSVLSGISMPDRSQLKKRREAVARSFMDWSVGAQDDLLPRLSGINCPVLWVVGERDTKFLEVAKQAVSVLQQGELCVVPDCGHRVPWEKPEIFSAKVQEFLEQ
- a CDS encoding putative Na+/H+ antiporter, whose translation is MRKLTFILTLFITIFGLSSYVIAAGAVEPAYEKEEYHLDADQYAKFPLPLSKYEKKTTEDGKTDLGATLKYRATQQNGFNLWATIIFVCAIVHTFLAGFFTEMAHKHEKRHQEKIKAEGRTACAKPHDDAKDDVSFRAHLFHFLGEVEAIFGIWVIALVAAIFYFFGISEHGFAEGMGVGFKQVEYYLGKDVNFTEPLFVVIIMAISATRPVVRFAEKIVGSVARLLGGGPAGWWLSVLTITPLLGSFITEPAAMTISAMLLAKWFYSKRPPALFAYATLGLLFVNVSVGGTLTHFAAPPVLMVAAKWNFGLGFMFINFGWKAAIAILASNAIYYAAFRKHFADLAKRLDGTEDNKIKWADREDPIPGWVTLCHLIFLAWTVLTAHYPVLFIGGFMFFIGFTQATGHHQNEVSMKSPLLVGFFLAGLVIHGKCQAWWIEPLLTTFDNKYILMFGSTLLTAFNDNAAITYLASQAPGLPIMSKYAVLAGAVTGGGLTVIANAPNPAGQSLLGKYFDGGVAPAKLAMAAIIPTIICGAAFMSIPTSGMYEDPKPKVEVTATDSHDHDDHNGHDH
- a CDS encoding AMP-binding protein produces the protein MRLIKELLSDAFWESDSNLVLAADSQADEIHSLESWLRDGAEMKAHVFFQTSGSSGSPKWVAISKEALLASARAVIGHTNLKKSCKSLLTIPIYHVGGFGVIARSYLSGGSVHLCRGKWSAESFISQIEELQAQCASLVPAQVVDLVSLGSTAPSCIETIVVGGGHLNDEIYQKAIELGWPLLRSYGMSEASSQIATGDSGDYWLKILKGWDTSIDDDGRLRIKGEPLFSGYVVREHEGYSFQSPVDSEGWFTTQDEVLLQGGRLKFLRRFGRGVKILGELVDLQVVEDNLCELLGKEIIVVPIPDQRRGLVLVAVSEDSASRLPDHANRGLCAIKELLVMSEFPRSPLGKIRRADVEEWVKGRFAGDKTTE
- the menA gene encoding 1,4-dihydroxy-2-naphthoate octaprenyltransferase, with translation MNLKPYILAARPKTLPAAIVPVWLGCMLTWKLLGIFDLWLASCTLMGAIWIQIATNFFNDAIDNDKGADTEHRLGPIRATASGLLSRRTVYLFAVLCLLISGVFGYFLYAQRGWPVVAIGIPSLYLCYGYTGGPVPLAYRGLGEIFVIFFFGVVAVAGTFFMQTGTWSAESILLGLQIGLLSAVLISINNLRDVDEDRSNDKRTLAVKLGVKGGKIIIVIETLLAFLLGLAWIYFGQVELFILPSLFMLLGATICAQVIKREPGRIYNKYLALGGLQLILFGGLFTAACLL
- the rsgA gene encoding ribosome small subunit-dependent GTPase A; translation: MTLEDLGWNQEFASEFKPFTKKGWVPARLIRDNKITYGALLEGGEELEVVMGGKVYHDAESDAELPAVGDWVALDVGGEGEDTVIRARLSRQTCFSRKAPGKSSEEQVMAANVSIVVVVTDAGSDFNPRRMERYFTLIERSRAKAVVLVNKSDLFPAELNEEAKLEIEELSSEADVYVTSAAKNEGLEVLKKYLEPGVSITIVGSSGVGKSTLVNQLMGEEWQWTSEVNELTGKGRHTTTARELIVLEGGGILIDNPGIREVQMWTDETTLRESFADIEELASHCKFHDCKHGSDKGCAICAAVESGELDERRYESYLKLEDEIAELKRRRKKRQMLTERRAKRDHKIKARNLADRIDHEKRERPERY
- a CDS encoding enolase C-terminal domain-like protein, which codes for MRSDIYIHHYELVSRFGLNSRSDRTRHKGVLIKIGDGVGCIHPWRELGDPSLEELIEDLRKGRFFRPLVRSAIKCAMVDGRARSQGVSVFDKVEVPRSHATIVGGSERIEEAVAAGFEVVKMKAGRRVAEEVELLNAMHERYPNLRWRLDFNNVLDGGGIRAFIKSLNESLRVKIDFLEDPCEVNDRDWAGIRSLYGIPLAVDRKVEEARGQFTYAIAKPALDDITPLCARAMIEGWELVFTSYMDHPIGQCYAAWCSGKVEKRFYGLEDPVAGLMTHGLFEPDAFIERMGDPSPQWQSPGGTGFGFDDLLEDVKWEKLK
- a CDS encoding Co(2+)/Mg(2+) efflux protein ApaG — translated: MSYKFGQIEGVEVQLNEVMHVPNLESPPDKPHPFVYFITILNNSDEAITIKARKWVVKETAGETLVVEGKGVVGQTPEIMPGDEFSYNSYHTVASDASVQGAFFGVTDSGTRFYVPIPDFELTVPG
- a CDS encoding histidinol-phosphatase, with product MPADYHTHTPLCQHAEGEPEAFVDAAIAAGVTEYGISDHAPFIPEPFDDWRMLDEQFPLYLQWIERARAHAGERLTVRAGMECDWITGCEEWTRELRNRYEWDYLIGSVHYLEDKWDFDNPKWLGKWADTDVGLVWEQYWNTYIQMADSGLFDILGHPDLIKKFGFRPDGDLSRFYEPVIDAIATSGSAIELNTAGWHKPCAEQYPHSEFLELARDAGIDLVISSDAHHPSEIARDFDKAITLAKAAGYEQTVLFDKGSRKYEAL
- the menB gene encoding 1,4-dihydroxy-2-naphthoyl-CoA synthase: MWTTAKDFEDIRYETTENGQIAKITINRPEVRNAFRPLTVKELLLAFHLAHEDPKVGVVILAGEGDMAFCAGGDIKVRGDEGYVGDDGVPRLNILDVQKVIRSMPKPIVAMVSGFAIGGGHVLHVVCDLTIAADNAIFGQTGPKVGSFDGGFGASYLARHVGQKKAREIWYLCRQYSAQEALDMGMVNTVVPLADLEKETLQWCREMLQHSPLALRCLKAGFNADLDGQAGIQELAGNATLLYYMSAEAQEGRDAWKEKRKPDFGKFPRLP